CGCCGTGCTTGAAGCCTGGGCAACATGACGGTTCGGACGGCAGCAACGCACCCAACTTCCGGCACACCAGGTTCGCCGCAGCTTCGTTGAAAGCGCCGAACTTCCCCTTGTTGCAGACGGTGCCCCACTTGCCGTTTTTCAGCACCTCGAGGCGCCCGAACGAAGAGAGGCGCCCATACGCTGCAGACGATGGCAACCGAAACCAAGCAACCTTACCGTCCACCAGCCGCACGTTGGACTCGACGTTGTCGATGCTCTCGTTCAGGAATGTGTAGAACGAGTAGTAGGGCTTGTCCGGGGACGGCTCGTAGCTCTCTGACTCCATGTGGTTGAAAGGGTTCACGGCGCCATGGTAGTGCTTCAAGGCGCCCACTATCGAAACCACCACCTCTCCACCTGCAGCGCGTGCTGGGACCCCCAAAGCGGCGGAAGCACGTACCAGAAGGGGTGAGCACGCCGTCGTACAACGCCGATGTGCAAATTGAAGACGATGAATGGTGCAGGGAGGAACCCACAACGTGCACCAGCGCGGACGCCTGGCAGTTCATCGGGCACCGCACAGTCACGTTGAAGGGCTTGTTGACGGGACTGCGCGCTTTAAAACCGCCCACGCGGAAACGTACCCGGAATAAAGGTCTATAGCGCGCGTGTGGCACTGGATATCCATGGGCGTGGTCTCGTTGAAGTTCGTCACGCTCGTGCCCTCGGCCGTAGTTACCTCAACCGACGACTCGTAGGGGCTGCCTACCCACCGCTTCACCGCGAACGTCTTCACAGATTCGTTCGACGACATCACGCGAATGTCCTCGCAGTACCACGGGTCGGACGTTGCCGAATTCGACAGCAGCACGCCGGTCACGTCGCCGACATCCGCGGCCTTCAACACGAACGTCAAGTACGACCCCGCGTAGAAGTTAGTTCCCAGGGACTTCGTGTTGCTTTTCCCCAGCGGGCCGATCAACATCAGCGATATGCGGCCGGAAGTGCCCGAGTCCTTGTAGCTGCCGGTCTGGATGCTGACGGTGTACACCTTGTTGCCGGAAAGCAGGTAGCGCGGGCGGTCCTCAACCACGCCCGCCGATCCGTCTGCAACGCAGTCGAAAATCCAGTACTTGGAGTCCCTAAACACGGTGATGCGCTCGCACGACCAATCGGAGGTGCCGGAATCCAACTCAATGGCACGAGGGTCGCCAACGTCGATGCGTTCCACATTCAGCCTGTAACGCATGCATCATAAAGTAGATTCCCAAACCTCGTGTGGGTGCCGTCGATGGAAGCTATAGTTATAGGCTTCGTTTCCCTCCCGTCACCGATGATCTTTATGCGTACGTCGGCACTAAGCGCACTTCAGAAGTTAGCGAGCTGAATACACCCACCTGAGGCTCATATCGTCCAGACGCAAGGGGACCACTTCGATGGTGTAGCGCACCAGAGTGTCTCCATCTGTGTTGCGTTAGTAATGTGGAAGCACAGACGGCACGCAACACGGAGTTGTAGACATCGTGCAGACGCAGCGCGGTTACACACCTGGTAGGCATTGCTCGTAATGAGGCTCGAGGCCGAAAGTGGCGACCTTACACCACTCATCGGAAGAAGCGATGCGCCACAGAAACGCCACGACGATCGTGCACAACGCCAACCACGGCAGCGGAGCTGCGCCGCGGCGACGGATGTGCAGCCGTCGCAGCATTGTCTAACAGGCTGTGCTCAAGAATGTGTAACAATCTACCACTTCATTGTCGCATTTCGTGTTATGGCGAGGCCGAAGGCCGCTGAACACCCCCAAGAACATCCCGACGATGTCGTTTTGTGCCACACACACCGCGGAAGTGTGTAGGACTGATAGGGTGTTGCGACCTTGAAGATGCCGCCGGCCGGGTTTCTAACGCTACACATTGTATTAAACAAACGCCTGCATGTCTCACATTTCGAGACAATGCCGGAAAGTGTGTCAGCTCGTATTCACCTTCCGGCGATGTCCGAAGAGCTGGGACTGGTCGGCGGGATCGTAATCTGCCGGATTGTAAAGACACGCATTTCCGCAACTTACCGGCAAATAGTTGCCCGCAGGCCGCGTCGATTGATTGGCCGAAGTGATTACTGCGCGAAAATGCGTGTATGCATTGAATCCACGTACCGAAAAGAATAAGAAATCTTGCTCTTCTTGAGAACACCCTGAGCGTTGTGCAGAAAAACGATATTAAGCGCATCGCACATACCTTAAATTTGTCTATATCAGTTTCTTCAGTACGCTCGTAGACACCGATCGAACGCGCTGCATGAAGGTCAGGGTGTGCTGGCGTCAGCTGTAGGCCGGCGGCGCCAACAACCTACCTGTATTGTACGGGATTAAATTGACGTGGTAGAGGTATTGAAGTTCTTCCGGTCGTTTCTTAATTAGTTTCACGAGCTCCTCGGCATGAGCCACCGTGTCATTTTCGCCCTTCATGAGCACGTACGACACCCAGACGCGCTTCCCAGTGAGCCTTATGCGCTCGTCCAGTAGACCGAAGACCTCTTGAAAGGGATACACGTTATTGGCTGGCACTAGTTTGTTGCGCTGGTCAGTGAAGGGGGAATGCATGGAAAAAGCAAGGTTGACCTGACATGCGTTACATGGCGCAAATTTCACCCACCTTAGGATGGTCACGATTGAGCTTCTTGATTCCAGGCAGTATGCCCACTGTTGAAATGTTTATTCTCCGGGATGACGTGCCGAACAGCTGGCGGTCACTGAGCACCCTCATGGCACGAAACACATTGGGGTTCGAAAGAGGTTCGCCCATACCTGAATAAAGGTGATGATGCGAAATACGCCACCAGGTCTATACGAAACACAGTACATCATGCAGACCGACATTATAGCCCCACTAGCAACACATCCAAGGTTTATAACGAAATTGGCCACGTGAGGGAAAACATTTATGCTGCAGGGAATGTACTCGACAAATTGCCTACCCATGAACGAGATGCTGTCTATTTCGTGCCCCAGCTGTTGGAAATAGAGCACTTGATCTGTTATCTCGTCCACCGACAGGTTCCGCTTGAGGCCGATCCTTCCTGTGGCGCAAAAGGAACATGCATAAGCACAGCCGACCTGTACGACCGATTAGACCAGACAATAGCACGCACATACCTGGCTGGAGATGCAAAGCGATTTGTGCGTGGGGAAACTCAGCAATACAGCCTCCACCTTGCTGCCATCGCGATACTCAAATAAAATCTTGCACGCACGGTCGGATTTGTGGGTACTACACGCCTTCAAAGATAGTAACGACCCGTCGAAGTGCTCGTGTAGATTCTCACGAAGCTGGCGTGGGATATGCAGCATGTCTAAGTAGCTCGGCACCTTAGTCTGGTAAACGGAACGCAAAATCTGGGAGGCGCGGTACCGCGGCGCGTGGCTGCGCCGCAAAACGTCACAAATGCCGGCATAACGTGCAGAGCGCTCAAGCGCAGAGCAAATCATGCTTTATTGTGCGATCGATTACGCGTAATACGCGCATTATTAAGGCCGTGCCGATTGGTCACTCGTGACCACGGGAATGAGAGAGCTGCAGACACCAAAAGGTACCACAGCCCTCCTATACGAGTTAGGACTCTATAAATGACAAGTAAGTGGACACATCGTAGTATAAGCAATGCTGTACCGACCTAGATACACGAAACCCAAGGACCCGAAAAGGGGTTCAAAACTGCACTAATGACGCAATAGGCAGAGGTTTTACCAAATGTTATCCTAAACCGCAGTATTTAACCGTGTATTCGCCTGTGATCATTACCGTAACGCCGGAATTGCCCTAAAGTGCCGAAGCAATAATTAGGCATACGCAGGGCACAGTGTGTAAGCACAATTCCTGAAACGTGCGATATACACACCAGCTACGCTGCGTTATTCGACGctacaagtggtgatcaaAAGTGATACATTGACGCCGTACACCTTTTGAAACAGCGTGCGCTCCCGCGGGCCATCGTGCATTGATGCATCGCGCCCCAATAAGACTTACTGGAACTTCATCCTCGCCACATTCGTGACAAACATAGGAACTGGAGGATATAGCAACGATATTGCACAACCCGTCTGTAGCTAAACAGTGTGCGTGCAAGCACGGCCTATGTGTATACGGTAAGTGTGTATAAGCGCGCCGCTAAAATTTTGCTGCGAGTCTCCGCTGTGCCTTCAAGCATTATTGCGAGTGCATCTGTGTACGAAAATTGGCATTTTCGTTGGTGTAATTGGTTGCGAGCTGCAGTTCCCTATCACAGGCCCCGGGTCGATGTGGTAGCTGCACTGTAGACGTTCACGTGTAACTTGGTTTGATACAGTATGCTTATGTGAGCCGTTGTATACATGTGCATACCAGTGGGTCGTCATGCTAATCTTTGTTTAGGTCACAAAACCGTTTGTTAAGATGATGTGGTTCACGACTAGAAAGGACCATCTCGACGATGGCATCCCACCAAGCAGGGCGCCATCCGTCTCATTCAACTTCATATTCAACAACACTCTTAGAATGGGTTTCGGAATGCAACTTTTGGGCTTTGTGGGCATGAACCTTGTCTACTTCGCCTATGGCGGGAAGGGATTGTTCACCTACAACCTCGTCGGCCTACCCGAAGCAAGCAGGCTGGATGAGGGATTCCGTTCACACATCACCACCTTCGCAATGATATACATGTTGGGATCGCTTAGCCTGCTCTGCTTCCAGGTTCTGCTCGCGGACGACACGTGCTGGGCAAGGGGCTATCGCTCGGGCTCCAAGATCTTGAGGCTTGCAACATTTCTAGACGCGTTCAGCTCTACGATGCAGTTCATATTCTATCTGTACATCTCCAAATTCTACACCCAAAGATGGTTCGCGCATCTCAACGATGGCAGCTCGGAACTCGTTTTCTTCGTGTTCACCCGAATCATGCACGCATTTGCCTGCTTCTTGTATGGTCTGGCCTGCTATCTTCTCGAAGTGTATCATGACGAGGGCGCTGGTGACCTCCACGCCTACCTCAACGGCGTATGCTTCGTTCTAACCGGGTGTGCTGGTGAGTCGACGTTTGCATAATGCTGACCCCTTTTCAGAACTCATGGTGCTTGTTTTCCAGAAGGGAATGCTCGCCACACCACTCCTGCTGATCACTCTGGCGGCTGCGACGCTTTGGGCCGTATACTTCGAACCGGAGGTCACGTTCGTGTCACCCGCACTGCAGGAAACTGAACTCACGAACGATGTGGAACACCAAGTCGAGAAGTTCACTCGACTTACGCCTAGCAGTCAAGTGCCGTACTACTAAAAAAACATTGACTTCTAAAGTTATCGATGTAACTGTAAAGACCCGATCGTGCATATACAAACGTGGGGACTGAACGGCGGCCATCATACATGTCTATGTCACGCGTTCGATGACACTTTCGGAACGTATCGTGCTGTAACGGGCGCGACCGGAGTTACACATAAGTTGTCCTTGGCCATGTAGGCGCATTTGTCCGTGTTCACTGGAAGAGCCTATCTCCTGGATGGCGTTTCCAAATATGTTTAACTGTCTATTTTTACATTCATTTGCACACTTTATCTTGTTGTAGAATATGACGTTTTGGATGAAAAACGGCTCGTACGCCCCTCGTAATCAGCGAATGTCTTCACCGAACGGACTCTTCATATGACATCTTCTGCCGTTAAATTGGCACAGACGCCTCCCGGCGTCATCTCCTTCATCAGGTATGGGAGTGCCATGCTCCTCGTTCGGCAGTTGAATTGTTGCGTCTTCACGTCCTAGATTAGCTATTCGTGCTTCCGCCTACTTTGTGTCCCCGTCTCCAGTAGCTCGCATGGGTTGGTTATCCCTCTTTCCAAGATGGTGATGATGGCTATGCCTTGCATGTTTCTAGTGTTCTAACTCGGAACTACCATTAATTCTTTATGTTGAATTCACCATCTTATCACATTGGCCTATAATTTCCCGTGTGAACAGGCCATCATCAAAGCTTCATCTTTTGAAACCAAATAAATCCTGCGGCCATATACTCCAGAATGTACCTCTCGCCATGCAGTGGAACGTCTGGATTGCTCTTAACAAAGCGGTTGTGTATCACGTAATTTGGCTGCGCATTCATAGCTCACCTATTGGCTAAGTTTACAGGTGTATTCAACATTCGAAGCGTAAATCAACCGCCGTAACAAGGCCATCGGCATCTGTTGGAATACGCGGTTGTGCAGTAGGACTTCTGACACGTTCCCATTAAGTACAACAGTGACCACCGGGCTATTTACAGGTAATCTACCGTGATATCATCGGCAAATGACGACAGCAGCACTTGCGTAACCGGCGTCAGACGCGACCTGCCAACAAATGCGCTGACATCCTATTTCGTGGTCGCGTCTGGAGCAGTGGATCACTTTGCCCTATGAGTTTGCTACTTATATTTAGAAGTGGATAAATGGTTGGCGGTGTGCGCTACCAAAGACAAGTTGAAATGGTCTGTCCTTGACAACACCGCCCACGGAGGCCTGTGAAGCTATTGGGCGGGTACAGCATGTTCGGTGCTGGACAGTAGAAAGCCATCTCGCCCGTACCAACAAGCTTACGCACTCCCAGGCGTGATGTTAATTTTTTATTCCACCTTCCCCAACTAACGCGGGCAACTCACGTCACATAAAACCTAATCTTTTGGCCAACTTGACGCTTTCAGTTGTTGTGTAGCTAATTGCGGCAAGTTGTGACGTAATAAGCATGCTCACAGCGGTGTATGAAGCTCCATAAGCGATCATCGGTGGTGTCTTAGGAGCGCCACCCCAGGTAGGGCAGCGGGCTATCTCTAAAGTGAGTCAATAGCGCATTTTAATCAGTTCGGTGGCTCAAGGATGCAAATTGGCACACTTATGTGGCGACGCAATACGTGATACAGGGGTATTTTCCGACGTGGCGGCCACTGGAAGGAGAACACCCTTCAATCTGCTTGTCGCAACCTGTCGTACAATGTCAGGTTCTGATGCGCCAATGCATATATGACTGTTGTACCATGTGTGGATCATTTGCAAGCGTCGCCTGAAATTTAAACGCTGCGGTGACATGCGTGTAGGATGCTGCATGCCAGGTTCATGGTATTAACCAGGCTACGGTCAGGTGGCTGGGTAAACAGCCTATGAGTAGGTGAATTACATACATCGCTGCACCTAACACTGTAATGCGAACACCTAAGGTATCAACACTGCTATTGTGTTCCGCCATTAGGACAGCTTTTTTCTTACCGGGTTTTAAAGACGCAAAATTCTTACAAATATAACAACTGTGTACCTTAATGACTCTCCACAAAAATGGTATACAATTCATTGACGGAAGCTCctcacaacctcaaggaagGTATTGATTGGTTGATTGCCGTGAAGGGGACGGCTGCTAAAAGTAACTTGGCTGCTATGGGTGCTGCAGTTCACAAGTTTCTTGTGGACAAGCCTGTCGGGCACACGGTTGTTCCAGCGCTAGAAGTTGTTAAACTTAATGTGAAAGATTTCATGGATCAAAATGAGCTAAAGAACATGCCGTACGTAAAGGAGCTACGGAGTCGGTACAGCAGCCCTGTAAGAAAGTATGGGACACCTTTTTTCATCCACAGAGCAGACGAAAGTATATATAAAAACATCGTGAAAACTAGAAAAATGAGGCCTGACATAATCACAAATAAAGTAACTGATGTTGTGTATGGTTGTGAGAAGTTCTTGAACACTATCAAGGTCGATAACAAGTATGAGTCTGCCTACAGTTCTGAAGCTACGTGGGAAAAATCATGTTCCGAAAAGCCGGAAGACTGCGCAGCGGTCttcgtgggtattgcgccTATGTTATGCGCAGGTCTGCGTTCTTTGAGAATTGCAAGTGACAGCGGTTCCTTGAGCTGTTTGGGTAAGAGCAAGACAAATGTTGGGAATATATTGTCCGCGTTGGGTTACAATGACCCGAAATGCATTTATAATAGTAATGCTTCATATGTTTACAACGCGTTGAAAAATCTGAGGCTCCGAATGTTTCTTACACTCTACGACCTCTCTGGCTTCTGGGCATTCTACGGGTCTAATAAAATAGAGGCTGTCAGAGAGAAACCCGTAGACCCTGTCATCCCCGAAGC
This genomic stretch from Babesia bigemina genome assembly Bbig001, chromosome : III harbors:
- a CDS encoding radical SAM domain containing protein, putative codes for the protein MICSALERSARYAGICDVLRRSHAPRYRASQILRSVYQTKVPSYLDMLHIPRQLRENLHEHFDGSLLSLKACSTHKSDRACKILFEYRDGSKVEAVLLSFPTHKSLCISSQVGCAYACSFCATGRIGLKRNLSVDEITDQVLYFQQLGHEIDSISFMGMGEPLSNPNVFRAMRVLSDRQLFGTSSRRINISTVGILPGIKKLNRDHPKVNLAFSMHSPFTDQRNKLVPANNVYPFQEVFGLLDERIRLTGKRVWVSYVLMKGENDTVAHAEELVKLIKKRPEELQYLYHVNLIPYNTARSIGVYERTEETDIDKFKGVLKKSKISYSFRNHFGQSIDAACGQLFADYDPADQSQLFGHRRKVNTS